The following are encoded together in the Streptomyces sp. NBC_00358 genome:
- a CDS encoding GNAT family N-acetyltransferase — MTTTLRPTEPLQSATDGTRSRRYQVCVNSRPVGRVHLATDPAPGARGPSVARIHELRIEEPDRGRGRGTVAALAAEEVARGWGCRQIEVTVPGAAAAALALTRALGYVLRNRLMEKVLDGPVPVLPPGSTDRPMTPDEYGIWDRAGRQQYAEDWIRRGVPEADALAKASRDFGGALPQGPATSDMWLSVLEHEGVPVGDLWLGRRGGRAFVYDVGVRADRRGRGHGRTLMRLAEARATAAGLDRIALNVFAGNTPAERLYASLGYDTTDYCLYKTLL; from the coding sequence ATGACCACCACCCTGCGGCCGACCGAGCCGCTTCAGAGCGCCACCGACGGGACGCGTTCACGCCGCTACCAGGTGTGCGTGAACAGCCGTCCCGTCGGCCGGGTACACCTCGCGACGGACCCCGCCCCGGGAGCCAGGGGACCGTCGGTCGCCAGGATCCACGAGCTCCGCATCGAGGAGCCGGACCGCGGTCGCGGCCGGGGCACCGTGGCCGCTCTGGCGGCCGAGGAGGTGGCGCGCGGCTGGGGCTGCCGGCAGATCGAGGTGACCGTTCCCGGCGCGGCCGCCGCGGCCCTGGCCCTCACCCGGGCGCTCGGTTACGTGCTGCGCAACCGCCTGATGGAGAAGGTGCTGGACGGCCCCGTGCCCGTCCTGCCCCCGGGCAGCACCGACCGGCCCATGACCCCGGACGAGTACGGGATCTGGGACCGCGCGGGCAGACAGCAGTACGCCGAGGACTGGATCCGGCGCGGTGTACCGGAGGCCGACGCGCTCGCCAAGGCGAGCCGTGACTTCGGCGGCGCGCTGCCGCAGGGCCCGGCCACCTCGGACATGTGGCTGAGCGTCCTGGAGCACGAGGGCGTCCCCGTCGGCGATCTCTGGCTGGGGCGCCGGGGCGGGCGGGCCTTCGTCTACGACGTCGGGGTCCGCGCCGACCGGCGCGGGCGAGGCCACGGCCGGACGCTGATGCGGCTCGCCGAGGCACGGGCGACGGCCGCCGGACTCGATCGCATCGCTCTCAACGTCTTCGCGGGGAACACCCCGGCCGAGCGGCTCTACGCCTCTCTCGGCTACGACACGACGGACTACTGCCTGTACAAGACGCTGCTCTAG
- a CDS encoding DsbA family protein, protein MNDSSAPSTARPAPVVLDVWCELQCADCRGALADLRALRARYGDRLELRLRHFPLEKHKHAFAAAQAAEEATEQGSAWPYIEAVLGRVEELDREGEALLIEVARELGLDAEEFDTALIDGRHILIVDADQAEGKAIGVTGTPTYVIGGELLDGGKSQEGLRERIEEIADRLLAEQA, encoded by the coding sequence ATGAACGACTCCTCCGCCCCCTCCACCGCACGCCCGGCCCCCGTCGTCCTGGACGTCTGGTGCGAACTCCAGTGCGCCGACTGCCGCGGCGCCCTCGCCGACCTGCGCGCGCTGCGCGCCCGCTACGGCGACCGCCTGGAGCTGCGGCTGCGGCACTTCCCCCTGGAGAAGCACAAGCACGCCTTCGCCGCGGCGCAGGCCGCCGAGGAGGCCACCGAGCAGGGCAGCGCCTGGCCGTACATCGAGGCCGTGCTCGGTCGCGTCGAGGAGCTGGACCGCGAGGGCGAGGCCCTCCTGATCGAGGTCGCGCGGGAACTCGGCCTGGACGCCGAGGAGTTCGACACGGCCCTGATCGACGGCCGGCACATCCTGATCGTCGACGCCGACCAGGCCGAGGGCAAGGCGATCGGTGTCACCGGCACCCCGACGTACGTCATCGGCGGTGAGCTGCTGGACGGCGGCAAGAGCCAGGAGGGACTGCGCGAGCGGATCGAGGAGATCGCCGACCGGCTGCTCGCCGAACAGGCCTGA
- a CDS encoding aminotransferase class IV, which produces MKLWLDGGLQDIEAARVSVFDHGLTVGDGIFETLKAVDGRPFALTRHLDRLARSARGLGLPEPDADEVRRACAAVLDANPMPLGRLRITYTGGHGPLGSDRGEHGPTLVVALGTSAPRPDSTAVVTVPWTRNERGALTGLKTTSYAENVVALARAREHGASEALFANTVGQLCEGTGSNVFVVLDGEIHTPPVASGCLAGITRALTVEWTGAKETDLPMDVLEHADEIFLTSTLRDVQAVHRVDSRELPGVPGPVTAKAMRVFDERAGDDLDP; this is translated from the coding sequence GTGAAGCTTTGGCTCGACGGCGGGCTGCAGGACATCGAGGCCGCCCGCGTCTCCGTCTTCGACCACGGACTGACCGTCGGTGACGGCATCTTCGAGACCCTGAAGGCGGTCGACGGCCGGCCCTTCGCGCTGACCCGCCACCTCGACCGGCTGGCCCGCTCGGCGCGCGGTCTCGGTCTGCCCGAGCCCGACGCGGACGAGGTGCGCCGCGCCTGCGCCGCCGTCCTCGACGCGAACCCGATGCCGCTCGGCCGGCTCCGCATCACCTACACCGGCGGCCACGGCCCGCTCGGCTCCGACCGCGGCGAGCACGGTCCGACGCTGGTCGTCGCGCTCGGCACCTCCGCCCCGCGCCCCGACTCCACGGCCGTCGTCACCGTCCCCTGGACCCGCAACGAGCGCGGCGCCCTGACCGGCCTCAAGACCACCTCGTACGCCGAGAACGTCGTCGCCCTGGCCCGCGCGCGTGAACACGGCGCGTCCGAGGCGCTGTTCGCCAACACGGTGGGCCAACTCTGCGAGGGCACCGGGTCCAACGTCTTCGTCGTCCTCGACGGCGAGATCCACACCCCGCCGGTCGCCTCCGGCTGCCTCGCCGGCATCACCCGCGCCCTCACCGTCGAGTGGACCGGCGCCAAGGAGACCGACCTGCCGATGGACGTCCTGGAGCACGCCGACGAGATCTTCCTGACCTCCACGCTGCGCGACGTGCAGGCCGTGCACCGGGTCGACTCGCGTGAACTGCCGGGCGTACCGGGCCCGGTGACCGCCAAGGCCATGCGCGTCTTCGACGAGCGGGCCGGGGACGACCTCGATCCCTGA